One genomic window of Medicago truncatula cultivar Jemalong A17 chromosome 1, MtrunA17r5.0-ANR, whole genome shotgun sequence includes the following:
- the LOC112418724 gene encoding auxin response factor 5, which translates to MSHPQLIDMVQPDSSIANSMLPQLDVDEWMMYSSCQPQVVNPSIPSMNQEMWDQYVKNFNLRDLSAESNNQSEICVNVDATNSVSTTMVDPSTTNTIFDEFCSMKDKDFQHPQDCAVGNLSSSQDGQSQITSASLAESHAFSLRDNSGGTSSSHVDFDESIFLQNNNSWKQVAAPIRTYTKVTLFLWKKQVPKLVYVDNESDVLPVGDDPWKEFVGCVRRIRILSPSEVKEMSEEGMKLLNSGALQGINV; encoded by the exons ATGTCACATCCTCAACTGATTGATATGGTCCAACCCGATTCTTCTATTGCAAACAGCATGCTTCCTCAGCTAGACGTCGACGAATGGATGATGTATTCTTCTTGTCAGCCTCAAGTTGTGAATCCCTCTATACCTTCAATGAACCAAGAAATGTGGGATCAATATGTCAAGAATTTTAACCTGAGGGATCTTTCAGCTGAAAGCAATAACCAAAGTGAAATTTGTGTCAATGTTGATGCTACTAATAGTGTGAGTACTACTATGGTTGATCCTTCTACCACAAACACCATTTTCGATGAATTTTGCTCAATGAAGGATAAAGATTTTCAGCACCCTCAAGATTGCGCGGTTGGCAACTTAAGTTCTAGTCAAGATGGCCAGTCTCAGATTACTTCTGCTAGTCTAGCTGAGTCGCACGCCTTTTCTCTGCGAGACAACTCTGGTGGTACTTCTTCAAGccatgttgattttgatgaaagTATCTTTCTGCAGAATAATAACTCTTGGAAGCAAGTAGCTGCACCAATCCGAACCTACACAAAGGTAACATTATTTCT CTGGAAAAAGCAG GTTCCGAAATTAGTATATGTAGATAACGAGAGTGATGTTTTGCCTGTTGGAGATGATCCTTGGAA GGAATTTGTGGGGTGTGTCCGCCGCATAAGAATATTATCACCTTCAGAAGTTAAAGAGATGAGTGAGGAAGGGATGAAGCTTCTAAACAGTGGAGCATTGCAAGGAATCAATGTGTGA